The genomic stretch tggggatgggggcgcCACACACACGGGGATGGAGGCGGGAGAGGGTACAGATTCCTATACCCAGGCCCCTGATGTCTCTGGGAGCTTGGCCACCACCTCCCCTTTGTCACAGAGCAGGAAAGGTTCGTTTAGGTTCTGGACCAGTGTTCCTGTTAGTGAACAGGAACCCTGGTGGACTGAGAAGGGTGGGCTTGGGTTGCCTTTCATCTTGAATCTTCGCCTTGGGAAGTGTGGGTAGGGCGTTTCTCTGCTCAGGGAGCTGAAGAAGCTCCACCTGCAGCTGTGCAGCTGTCACCCGCTGGACCTGGCCTGGCCTCTACTAATTGGGACCTGGGTGGGGCAGGCAGTCTGGAGGCTAGAGGGGTCTGAGCAGCCTCTAGCTGGGGGCCTGAGAGGTTGTGGGGAGGAGAtgctggggagaggagggcagcACTTCTTGGGGAGAAAGGAGGGTGTGAGATGGTGGGGGTCCCTTCCTCAGTTCACCCCTGCTccacccattcttttttttttttaatcaatttatttatttatttatggttgccttgggtcttcgttgctgtgcgcggactttctctagttgcggtgagtgggggctactctgtcgttgcggtgtgcgggcttctcattgacgtggcttctcttgttgcggagcaccggctctaggcatgtgggcttcagtagttgtggcatgcgggctcagtagttgtggctcaccggctctagagcgctggctcagtagttgtggcgcgctggcttagttgctctgcggcatgtgggatcttccccgaccagggctcgaacccgtgtcccctgcattggcaggcggattcttaaccactgggccaccaggaaagccctccacCCGTTTTCAAGAGAGAAAACACCCATACTTATTCTTGCAACTTTGGCctgctggagggaggaggaaatggagtCATATCCAGTCTGAGTTGATGTAAAACTGTCACAACCACTCCTGACCTCCAGCCTTGCCTTTCCAGGCCTTGTTCTAGGTATGTGGGCCCAGTCCTATGTCAGGTCCTGGAGTCAGCAGGTTAGTGTGGCCTCTGTGGGTGCTCTTTTTACATTCTTGAGCTTTGATGAGAGGCTTCTGCGGGACTGAGTGCTTAAGCCAGGACTGAGTCctaggctggggtggggagggtggaagATTGTAGAGTTCCTGGCTCAAAGTCCTTGAACAGGTTGAGAATGGAGATTAGGAATGAATGAGAAACGAGGCCCCAAGAAGCATGTTCCTAGCCACAAAGCAGAGGACAAGCTGGGGCTGGTCCTACGATGCCTGGGGTTTGGGGACTGCAGAGAGGTGCTGTGGGGATGCAGCTATGAGGTATAGGGCAAGAGGGTGGCAGGTTCTGGAGCTTCACTTTGCCATGGACAGACTGTCTTTGACCCTCCCTCCAGCCTTGGGCCCCAGTGTGGGACAGCCTGGAGTAGCAGCTAGCACTCTGTGTGCAGGGCAGGAATCTAAGGGGCTGAGAACTCTGGGTTCCTGTGTAACTGTCCATCCGTCCATTTGCCCAGCTGCCATTTCCCTGTTCTGCTCCTTGTGCCAGAGGTGCCACTGGGCCTGGCTGAGCCCTGCCCTGGGTAGGATAACCTCGAAGCAGCCTTTCTCTCTAAAGCTGAGAGGGATCTGAGCTGGGAGCTCTGTTTCCCAGAGAGAAGGTTCCGCTAGTTTCCCTGAGATTAACTGAGAGCTGAAGGAGTCCCCAAAGGCCCTTGTTCCAGCTTCCCAGCCCTCCCCATCCTGTGACTCTCTGTGGTACCACCCCTGACCTGTTGACAGCCCATCTAAAGGTGGGGGTGTCTTTTTTTTCGCTGGAGTGGGCTGTATATtcttcacatcttctttatgagTCCTTCTGGTTGTAGGGCATAGTGGGCTCCCAGCAGTCTGCTCTCTGGCAATCCCTGGAgacctggtggggaggggaaggcaggatgaaggaagggagagggaggcccCTCAGCCCttgagctgtttttctttttttttttttaataatttatttttggctgcgttgggtcttcgttgctgcgcgtgggttttctctagttgtggcgagtgggggctagtcttgaggtgcacgggcttctcagcgcggtggcttctcttgttgtggaacccgggctttaggcgcacgggcttcgggagttgtggctcgcgggctctagagtgcaggctcagtagttgtcgcacaggggcttagttgctctgcggcatgtgggatcttcccggaccagggcttgaacccatgtcccctgcattgaaaggtggattcttaaccattgcaccaccagggaagtcccttgagctGTTTTCTGAGAAGACTGAAGTCCCTGTGGCCCACCCTGAGGGCCATTCCTGACTGTTGCAGGATTGGCCTGaagtgcctcttttttttttttttttttctgaagtgccTCTTTGATGCTGAAATTGCTGTTGCTTCAGAAACCAGTCCTTTGGGGGATTTGTTCTGCAAaggtgggggtggagtggggagcaCTGTCACAGAGCTTTAGGCACCAGCTGCACCAAACCCACTGAGGAAGAGGCCACTGCTTATTTCTGTGttgcacatgaggaaactgaggcacagagacacgGAGTAACTTTGCCATGAAGCCTGAATTTAAATCATGGTCTTGACCATGTCCCTGCTGCCTCTTGGGGGCTGTGCCACTTGGGCCACGATCAAGACTTGGCTGGCACAGGAGGAGGCCTGGGGTTTCAAGGGGATCAAGTGGTTCCCTATGGACACAGCTGCCGCAAGAGGAGGCCCGATGCCATCTCCTCCCGATTCTGATGAAGAATTGTGCATGGACGAGAGTCTGGCTCACAGGGGACAGCGACTAGAGAGGCTTTCTGCTGGGAAAGGAGCTTTTTCCAGCCTTCTCTGGGCCCCTGAAGTCACTTGCCTCCTCGCTCTGCGTTCTCATTGCCCAAGGGTTACAAGGCAGTGCCTGAGTGCTTGCTCTGTCCTGAGCTCTGGGCAGTGCAAGAGACGCAGGTCCTTCCCTCAGTGGACCTTCCATTTCAAGGTTAAGGGGGCAGGTAACAGCTGATTGTGGCCAGGCTAGAAGATGCCCATCGGGGGGCCCCACTCTGAGATGGGGGGAAGGGAGTGCCCTCCAGGGCAGGGGTTGGCTTAAAGAGTGAGGTGGGGGCGTTCCTCTTCTGAGAGCCTCTGGGCACTGGTGCCACATCTGCCTAGAGGGCCCAGCTGAGGCCCATGCTTGGGCTCCACTTAgtttggtcattcattcatttaacaaatataaacTAAACACAGCTGCTCCCTGTCAGGTGCTGCTTGGTGCTGGGAACACAGCGTTTGGCAAAAACACAGTCACCGCCCTTGTAAGGTGGGGGACATAGATATCAAATGATCCCAGAAGTGAGAAAGGGGATCCTTTTTGAAGATTTTCAGGTCTATCCTGGGATGGGCGGTGGTGGGATGGTGTTGTGCTACCTTGAAAAATGTCCTCTGGAGCTGAGACCCAggctggggtgtgggtgggggacaggattgttccaggcagaggggatggCCTGGGTtaaagcaggcaggcaggcaacAGGCAATGGACTGGGGAGGAAGACAGGGACGGGACCCTGTATGTACTGGGGTTTTATGAAGTGAAGAGAGTTTTATGAAGAGCCCCAGGAGCCTTTGCTTACCAGCCACTGTTTAAGAGTTTCATCCAGGCCTCCCAGGAAATGCCCTGGGAAATGGGGGCATCTTGTCATTTCCCCTGGCTGCAGAGGTGTGGCTGGAGCAGCCTCTGCCCAAGGTAGGAGGAGGGTCCCCTTGCTCTTGGCCCCTTGCTCTTGGCCATGTTTCACATGCTCTGAGTCCACAGCTTCAGGGGGTGGCTGGAGTGGGTAGGGTAGGGCAGGTCTCTCTCCAGGGGCCAGGCTCTCTGGGACAGCTGAGCATTCCAGGGCTCAGGGGCTGCCCTTCTGGGAGTGACCCCAGAGTACTCACCTGGGGCTGTTTCTGCCCTGGCCGCTCCTGCATTCCTGAGACCCAAGCCTTGCCTTTCCCTGTACCTCCTGAGGGCTCGAATGCGGGCTCCTGGTACCCAGGCTGTTTGCCCTGCCCTTGAGGCCAGGCTTGGGCCTAGGTGGACTTCTCTTGCATTGGGAAGTAGGGAGGGAGGTGAGGCCTGCTCTCAGGGCAGCTCGGCACCTGGGGGGCCTCGAGGTCATGCCCTCCACAGGCCCAACTCTGAGGCCACCCCAAGTTGGCTAGTCTCTTCATTCCCTGGACTAGCCAACGTCGTTCACTTATCTCTACTTTAGTGTGTATCTCTGACCAATATGGACATACTTCTCTACGTAATCCAATTCCATTATCGCACCTAACTGATCagcttttatttcttaatgtcATCTAAGATCCAGTCCCACTCATTCACATTTCCCAATTATCCCCTAAATGTCTCTTTTTATAGATAGTTAGAAATCCCCTACcccatgtatttttcttcttgaaactgACGTGGTGGAAAAAAAGAGGTCAGTTTTCCCATTCTTGGTCTCTTTGTGTGTTAATTTAGAACAgcggttggcaaactttttctgtgaagggccagatagtaaatattatagACTTTGCAGGCTATGTGGCCTCTGTAGCAACTACTCAAAGTAGTTTTGCTTTAGTGCAAAAGcagttttagggaattccctggcggtccagtggttaggacccagcactttcactgccaggcccaggttcaatccctggtctgggaactaagatcccacaagccgcatggcaaggcaaaacaaacaaacaaataagtaaaacagaagcaattttAGACAACACGTAAACAAATGAGCACGGTTGTGTGCCAGTAAAACTTTACAAAAAACAGTGGCGGCCTCCACAGGCTGTAGTTGGCCCATCCCCTATCTAGAACAAcctccctcctttttcttctcacagtttggaaaaaaattagGTCAATTGTCCTGTAGAATATCCTGCCTTCTGGGTTTGTCTCCTTGCTTTCTCGTGGAGTCATTTAATTTATTCTGCTGGCCTCTGTGTTTTTGGTAAGCTGAAGTtggagttctgggggcttgttagATGCAGGTTAGACATTTGGGGCGGGGCTGCCCTGTTAGCAATGCTGTGACTTGGTGCCGCCTCACATCAGTAGGCATCAGTGTGTCCAGTTGTCCCACTCTGAGAGGAGATTGACTAATGCAAGACTGGCTGATGTCACATCCCTCCATTGCAAACTCATTCCCTTTAACCCTAGGTCATCTGTCAGTGGCACTTGTGCATATGTGAGCATCCATTTCAACCTTTGCCTTACTGGTTTAGCACCCACTGATTAGTGTTGCTCCTAGCATTTGTGTTTTGGGGGTTGCAGAATTATTTAGCAGTTGGTCATTCCTTTGTTAAAGAAGAGCTGTCCTTTAACCACCAGGGCAAGTTGGTTATAGGAAAGGCCAAGAGACAGGCTGAATTAGTTCTCTATATTGCCAGTTTTCAGTAGAGAGTTAGGGCACTGCTACTGTCAGTAGTGACAAATGaggatttgggtttgtttgttttgctttctccCATTTTTTGTAATCTCTGTGAATGCTCTGATTTTATGTAATTCCATCTGTTTCCATCAGTTGcacttattattctttttgatgctgagATGGTCTCAGCCCAGTCTTTCAGAGGCCTGGCTGCTcacacaggcttcctggaggcgcctcccacagtctctgccctgaGGCTGCCCTTGGGGAGCTGAGCTGGGAGGCCAGCCGGATTGTAGTCAAGCCAGAGTCTGAATGGTGGGTTTCGATGGACGGCAACCCCTTCATGGGTATCTGTTCTGTATATGGCCCTGACCAATCACTTGGAGGGAAAGCTCTGAGGACATGTTTTATTATGTGAGTCCCCATATTTGCCCCACTCCAAGCATACTGTTAACTCTGACCTGGATCCACTTGTGCAACGTGAATACTGTGGTCTCTGGATGTAGGATGGTACAGCCTGTGTGTCTGGGATGGGCCAACCCTTGGGTTACCAGCACCAGCTGACCCTTGGAAAGTGCCAGTGAAGTCCCCTTCCTTTGCTGGTTGCCTCTTCCCACCAGCCTCAGGTGGGCTGGGCACAAGAGGCTTGTGCTGGTGCTTTGGCACCCAGAAGCTGCAGCTAAGTACATGCTGGCCAGGCCCTGGGTCAGTAGTGTGTCAGGCAAGGGTGAGGGCTCTTGGTGAATGTGGGGAGTGGGTGGAGGAGTGGGGGGGCAGAAGCCCCCTCTGCTAGGGGGTGCAGGTACCACTTGGGCTACTGAGAGCAGCAGGGGTTTGGGTCCTTCCTAAAGGGAACTCTCTGCTCTCCCCTAGCCACAGGCCCATTGGTGACCctgacccctgccctccccactccccatgcATCAGGCTTCTGCTGGTGTCCCTGGAGCATGGGAAGCTGCTGAGCTTGACCGGTGGTGTCTGGCAGGAGCTGCGTGTCTCACTCTGTGGCAGGGAGGGCGTCCATGGCTGCAGCCAACAAGGGTGAGTGCCTGCCTGGTCTGGCGGGGTTTGTAGCATCTTCCAGCGGGCCCTGGTGGGAAGGGGCATTGCTGCATGTGGGGCCTGCGTtggctgtgagtgtgtgtgtgtgtgtctgtctgaaTGTGAGGTACTAATTACATTACACCAGTGTTTGTTCTGGGGACACCCAAGCCAAACCTGGGGACCCCTGCTGGCTCCATGGTGTGCTGGTCTTTGGAGGTGTATGCCTTCATGGCCCCATGTTCCAGCCTCCCTGTTCCACTGTGGGGGTTGGGGAGCACAGGGGGCTTTGGGTGAGCACTGAGGCTGCTGAGGTGGGTAGGGCCACAGCAGGTTGTGGAAAGGAATTTGGGTTTCATTCAGAGTCCAGAAGTGCTCATAGAAGGTTTTAGGCAAGAGAGGCCTGGTAGGATATATGAGGGTCAAGTCTGGGGGGCTCAGCGGGGAATGTGAAAAAGCCAGGCTGGCCCCCTGGCCCTCCACTGAGTGTGCAAGAACCCAGGCAAGGGCTGGCCCAGGCCTTCCCACCAAAAGGACTCTGGGTAGGGCTCTTGGGAGCCCTAGGGGCTGTGGGGGTCAGAGAGGATTGGGGTCATGCTCTTGGCAAGATGGGCCTCTTTCAGCCTTAGCCTCCCCCGGCGCAGGCCCTCATCCCAGTTCCTACTGCTCTGCCTGCCTTAACTCCCTGACTTCCTGGCCTTGGAGAACCTGACCCAGCTGGAGACAGCCGCGGGCCATGTGAGGGGTTAAGCAGAGGAGGGAAAGGCGTCTCTGGGAGGGGTCCTGGAGGCTCCCCTGGGTTCTTCCTTCTTACCTGCCAGTGATCAGTGATGAGGTTTAGAGGCAGCTGCGGCCCCTCCTAGGAGGGCTGAGTGTGGTTTTTGACCCTGTTTGTTTCTCCCACTCCAAGGCAGGTCCCATAGAGCCCATTCCTGTCTCTGCCCTTCTCCTCTCTCAAGTTGGGTCAgcaggaggggcaggcagggggccTCAGGTACTGACAGACCTGGAAGAGGAGGTCCCAGAGATGGGGAGCTTGGCACTGTGAAGGAGAGCATGGGGCAGGGTATCCTGAGGACTGGGGCTGAGTCCTGCACTGCTTGGTGTTTGGAGTCGGGAGGACTGTCTCTTCCCTGTCAGCCCCATTCCCTCTAAGTGAAGGGTCATATTAGCTAATCCCTGAATCCCTCCCCAAACCCTCTCTCAGGATGAGTATTTTCTGTGGGAGGACTGAGCAGGTAGGGGCAGGTGGGAGCCTCAAGCCTTATCATCGCCACTGTCCAGTAGGATGTGACCTAACCCAGCAGTGGATGCTGGATTACGTGAAGGGCAGTCGCAGAGGGCAGGGAGGTGACACGGTGGAGTAGTTTACTGGGATAGGTGAAGGCAACAGCCCCAGTAGCCCTCTCCCACTCTCTTCGTAGGCAATAAGCCCAGAGTCCGGAGTATCCGCTTTGCGACAGGCCATGATGCAGAAGGCTCCCAGAGCCACGTCCACTTTGATGAGAAGCTGCATGACTCTGTGGTCATGGTCACCCAAGAGAGCGACAGCAGCTTTCTGGTCAAGGTATGTGTGcatctcccccaccacccccgccatCATCAGCCTTATTCCCTCTGTCTTCTCCCTGGCCCTGCCTGGCTTCCTGAGCCTGTTCCATTTCCTCTAAGTTGGCTCCATAGGCACATCTTTGTCCTTCCCTGGgctttggtttccccatctgtaaaatgggaagtgTGAGACTGTGATAAGATGAGTGCACTTAGGACAGGGGTCCACAACCCTCAGGCCACGGACCattactggtccgtggcctgttaggaaccaggccgcacagcaggaggtgagcagcaggcgagtgagcgaagcttcatctgtatttacagctactccccattgctcgcattacctcctaagctccacctcctgtcagatgtggcggcattagattctcataggagtgggaaccctactgtgaactgcgcatacgagggatctaggttgcacgctccttatgagaatctaatgcctgatgatctgaggtggagctgaggtggtgatgctagtgctggggagcggctgcaaatacagattatcattagcagaggggtttgactgcacagagaccataataaatcagttgcttgcagactcatatcaaaaccctatcagtaagtggcaagtgaaaacaagctcagggctcccactgattctgcattatggtgagttgtataattatttcattatacattacagtgtaataataatagaaataaagtgcacaataaatgtaatgcacttgaatcatcccgaaaccatacccaccccacccccaccccctggtccgtggaaaaattgtcttccacgaaaccggcccctggtgccaaaaaggttggggaccactgactTAGGATGTTACCTGAATGGGAGTGGAGCTGTTGTTATCATCGGCATCACCCCAACCATTGCAATTGGAAGGCAGGTGTCAAGGCTGTGGTATCACAGGCCTGGGTTCAGGTCCAGGCCTGCTATTCTGactctgaccttgggcaggtcacctcAGTTTCCCTTCTCTGAAGTAGAGACAATTTATACCCCAAAGAGTTGGAAATGGAAGGATGTATGTATGTCACTCAGGCGTGAGGCTAATTATGCTGATAACAAGGTGTgactttatttacttttctttgccTAACCTCTGGGTGATTTAGGCTCTTTGCAGCAGTATTTATCACCCCCAtgtttttcccctcctcctcctctctgagtGGCCACAGCTCATACACTCTTGGCTCCTCTACTGCTGGGACACACACAGCTGGATCCCACATCCACtttggaggggcaggaggaagtcTCTGGAGGGGATGGATTGGAGGGAAACAGGGACTGAGGCCCTCAGGTTGGACAATAAATCAGGGCTCCAGAGTTGAGCCCTGGAGGGCATGGCGGTGAGGATGCGGGATGGTGTCTGGTTTATTGAGACCACCCTGAGGAGGGGCCCAGAGTCATACCTGTTTGCCCAACTCTAAAACCCTTGCTCTTCCTCCAAGAGCTGACAACTTCCCCAAGGGAATAAACATAATTAACCCAAACTTTCAAAAATAGCTCCCTGCCTCCCATTGCAAAATCCATTCATGTAATTAGAGAAAATCTGGAAGATagagaaaactataaagaaatttaaaagtaccCGCAATCATACTATCCAGAAATAACTACGGTTAATATTTTGATGTGTGTTATTCCAGTTTCTTTTTTAGCTTTGtttccaaaaatgaaaaattggTATCACAGTGTACGCACTGTGTTTTGCTTGCTTCTGTTGTGAACCATCTCCTGGTGGTTTCCACGAGATTTTACAACTGCCTGGTATTCCACTATATGTATCATTGATTTAGCTGGTTCCCTATTCCTGGTGTTACGGTTTTGTACTGTTATAAATAGGGCAGtgatgagtatttttttttttgcacatctCTGAGTATTTCCCCTGGAAAATTCTGCAAATGATACAGCTGGATCACAGGGTCACCATTGGCAGGTACAGCCAGAAAGCCCTCTTGAGAGGTGTGCCCTCTACCAGCAGAGTGTGGGGGCCACAGGGACTGAGCTTTATCATGCAGTGACATCATCTGATCTCATTGAAAGGCTAATTGCTCCCCCAAAGGACAGGGCCATCCATTTCCTGAAACTGAACAGGAGAGTGTGTGCCCATGTGAGCTGTGGATACAGCATGCACCCCTGCACCTCCTGGACTGGCACTCCAGTTAGCCTACCTGCccaacagccaccctggcctGTGACCCTTCACATGACTGGAGTTTCCAAGGATGGCCAAGCTCTGTGTATGAACAACAGAAATTGCTCGGGCTGTGAATCAGGGCTGTTGGACACAGTGAGCCTTTGAGTGGGCAGGCAGGAATCCATGTTCATGTGCCAGCAGGGTGGGCCGGAGCCCAGGTTCCATGGCTGGTGCCAGTCTTGTGGGCCAGCTTTGGACTGACACAGCTGGTCTAGTGTCTGTTTTTCTAATTCTATCCCATCCTCCATCTTGTGCTATCTGTGTTGCCTGGTGGCCCCACCATGACTAGAGGACCAAAGTCCCTGGGCTATTGGCTCTGGCCACATGCTGGTAGTGGTGGGAGCAGGTGGATGGCCTCTGTCGTGGGGCTTTGAGCCTCCCATGTGGGCAATGGCTGGTGCTTTGCTGTGTGCCACGTGTGCCAGCAGTAGCCAAGAGGTCCAGGGAGGACTATACCCTGACCACACTGTGGCCTTCAGCCAGTCATTTCCTAGCTTccatttcatcatctataaaatggccaCCAAGGAACTTCAGGGCTCATGAGACATGCTGAGGAGTGTGTGGGCCAAGCTGTAGGGATGGGGTCCTTGGAGAAAGGGCCTGGAGCTACCCGGCCAGGGGTGTGGACCAACTAGAGTGATGGAGGGAGTCAGGCTCCCCTGGGATTGTCAAGGAAGCAAGTGTAGGGCCCCACAGGATCATCAGTGGCACAACCTGGGTGGGCCCTGGGGGAGACTATAAGTGAAGgtgcctccttcccccacccctcctgctgCAGGTTGGCTTCCTGAAGATCCTGCACAGGTATGAGATTACCTTCACTCTGCCCCCAGTGCGCAGGCTGAGCAAGGAGGTCCGAGAGGCACCTGTCCCCAGCCTGCACCTCAAGCTCCTCAGCGTCATGCCCATCCCAGAAGGTGCGTACCCTGCTTGGCATGCTGGAAGCCTGCCCTCCTCCAGCAGGGCCTGGGTGTGAGTGGGAGTGAGAGCATGGGGTACTTCCTTCCCCCATCTAGGGCTGATGGGCAGCTCAGCAATCAGCGGACATGATGCCTCTTTATGGTCTTGCAGTGTGGCACCTTGGCAGGTCCCATGCCCCAGGCCTCACTCCCTGGACAGAAGTCCATGGGCTCACACAGTTGGCCTATGTCTGCTCATCGCCTGATAGTTACCATAACGGGACGATGGGAGCCACTGAGGAACTGGCTCTGGGCCTCTAGCCCTCCCTCTGCCTGTACCTCAGGAAAAAGCTACTGGAACCTCAGGGACTCTGGGCAGCTACCTCCCAGCACCCGCCAGACCTGGGCTTGGGCTTGGGGCTGCTTCTCTATACCCTGCCAGCTTCAGTGCACCCCCCTTCTCCCAAAGGCTAGGGTATCAGTTTCACCATGTACCGAAGCCCCAGCTTCAGTTTCATTTCCCCCTACCTCCGCCTAATGACCTCACCCTTAAGTGGATTGAGCAAGCCCCCTCAGGCCTCTTGCCACCAGATCTGCTcaagccctgccctgccctcctttcccctccccatcaccctctctccctgcctgccTTTTTGGGGAATCCCACCTCTTGGAAGCCTGAGTTTGACCTCTGGCCTGCAGGCAGAGGCATGTAGAGCTCAATGAAGAATGGGAAGTTCCTGAGGCCTGTGCGCCCAGCCCTGGGGGTAGGGTCCTGGGCCATCCTTGCTCCTCTGGAGGTCTTGGTGGTGGGTGGGGACCAGTGAGTGCTGGCGGGTGGGGGCGGGAGGCCGCAGAGGTGCTGATCGCCCGGGCAGGTTACAGCATCAAGTGTGAGTACTCAGCGCACAAGGAGGGCGTCCTCAAGGAGGAGATGCTGCTAGCCTGCGAAGGTGGCACCGGCACCTGCGTGCGCGTGATGGTGCAGGCACGCGTCATGGGTGAGAGCTCGAGGCCCGGGTCTGGCTAGAGGAGGGAGGCACCAACTTGGCTGCAAAGAGTTTCCACCCTCCTTGAGTCTGAAAAAGGGATCCTTGTCCCGGCCCATCCCCAACCTCCTTGGTGGGTGCCTTTCTCCCCATCCCCTAGCAGAGCCAGGAGGGAAGGTAGAGGAGTCCCCTTGGAGTAGGTGGGGCCAGGGGCCAGCCTGGCATACTGACTTGTCACCTGCCTTGCAGACCGACACCACGGCACACCCATGCTGCTAGATGGTGTCAAGTGCGTGGGTGCTGAGCTAGAATACGACTCAGAGCACAGTGACTGGCACGGCTTCGACTGAGGCCCTC from Balaenoptera acutorostrata chromosome 15, mBalAcu1.1, whole genome shotgun sequence encodes the following:
- the ADISSP gene encoding adipose-secreted signaling protein, giving the protein MAAANKGNKPRVRSIRFATGHDAEGSQSHVHFDEKLHDSVVMVTQESDSSFLVKVGFLKILHRYEITFTLPPVRRLSKEVREAPVPSLHLKLLSVMPIPEGYSIKCEYSAHKEGVLKEEMLLACEGGTGTCVRVMVQARVMDRHHGTPMLLDGVKCVGAELEYDSEHSDWHGFD